The genomic window ATTCTTTCTTATATTGGATTCCAGCTGATAACCTCCTTCATTTATAATTTTGTTAATATAGACAGCAGCATCATTATATCTGGCTGTTCCGGTATACACTTCCGCATTTAAATATAATTTGGCTAACAACATTCTCGCACAGGATTTATTTGCCCGACCATAAGAGTTAGTTACCGGCAATGTTGCTTCTACAGCTAATAATTCACTTTCTACAAAGTTGAATATATCTTTTCTTGAAGATTCGGGTAATGGTGTTGATGTATTAAAGTTCTGGTCATTCACCAATACGCCTTTACCAAATAAATCGATAAGATAATAGTAAGATAAAGATCTAAGAAATCTCAATTCGTCGATCACCTGATTTTTATTTGCATAATTTACCTGATCACTTTTCATAATAAGGATCAAATTGGTTGCCTGCGGAACTGTATAGTAAATTCTGTCATATACATATTTGAAAAATTTATTGCTTGAAGTCCAGTTGGAAGTGGTCGTTAACTGATCCAAGCCGTTGTCTCCCCATCTGTTCTTCATATCATCGGCTGTGAAATCCTGTAAATTTACCAATCCTCTTACGAATGGTGATTCACCAGGATCGGCTCCTGAAATATCAGATTTATCCGGTCCCTCTACACTGGAAAGTGCAAAACTGGCATATAATCTAGAAAGTAAGCCTTCTACTGCATTTGGATCTGCTGCAAGAAGATTTTCTAAAGTCTGTTCTACTTTCGGCTGCGTATCCAGATCGTTTATACAAGCAGTGTTTACAGCAAGAAATGTTAAAAGGGCCAGTACTTTATATTTAGTATTTTTCATTTTAATATTTTTTAGAAATTAAAGTTAAATCCGACAGTATATATTCTTGGTCTCGGATAAAAATTATTATCAATACCCGAAAAATTTTCAGGATCCTGCCCTGTATAATTGGTCCAGGTATACACATTATTTACGGAAGCGTATACTCTTACATTGGTACTTTTAAACACATTTTTAAATAGATATCCTAGTGTAATGTTATCCAGCTTTAAGAACGAAGCATCTTCAAGGAAATAGTCTGATAGGTAAAGATTATCTGAAATGGTAAATGGTGAATCTGCCGTAGAAGCCAATGTATTATTTAAATTTAGAGAATTTGAAGGAATGGTATAGCTTTTCAGCCCCTGTGCAATTTTCCTTGTATTATAAATAAGACCACCGATCTGCCCGCGGAAAGCAGCATTAAAATCCCAGTTTTTATAATTAAAAGAAGTGCTGAAACCATAGGTCCATCTTGGTCTTATTGCCTTAAAATACCTATCGTTTTCATTGATGATGCCATCGTTATTCCTGTCAACGTATACATTATCAAGCGGCTTTCCGTTAGCATCGTAAACTTGTTCCAGTACCCATGCCGAATAAGGCTGGCCACCTACAATATTGGTTGCTAATTTAACTCCGGTCCCTACAGGCAAAGTACTGCTTAAATCCTGCAGATTAGTTACATCTCCCAAACTCAAAACTTTTGAATCGTTATATCCAAAATTTCCTGATACAGACCAGTTTATATTTTCTGTTTTTACGGGAACAACGGTTAAATTAAGTTCTACACCTTTATTTTCTATAGAACCTACATTTTTTGTAAATTCATTGGTAAGACCTTGTCCAGGTGGCAAACTAACTTTTGCCAGAAGATTGGTTGTTTTTCTTTGATAAACGTCTACACTACCTGATATTCTTTCCTGTCTGAAAAATGAGAAATCAATTCCTCCATTCCATGTTTCAGCAGTTTCCCACGTAAGATTAGGATTGAAAGGTAATGCACTATATGTACCTACACCGGGGAAGTACTGAGAATTCGGTCCGCCGATTGAAAAGTAAGCGCTTGAAGGATAAAATCCTGCAACACCTACAATATCCGCATTACCTGTTCTTCCCCATCCTAATCTCAATTTAAGATCATTTACATTTGCAGATTCGTTAAACAGGTCCTTATTCACTTTCCACGCAAAACCTACTCCAGGAAAATATCCCCATCTTTCACCTTTCTGAAATAGAGATGAAGCATCTGCTCTAAAGTTTAACGTAAATAGGTATTTATCATAAAAATCAATATTTGCTCTACCAATAAATGACTGTAAATTCAGAACATTATAATATCTGTTATTAGGATTTAACGCTGTTCCAGGATTTGGAACTCTCAGACCGGTTGCATCATCATATCTATATTGATCTTTATATCCATCGTTTTTAAAATTCTGATAGGAATATCCTCCCTGAACAAGGAAGTGAGAAAGAAAGCCAGAATATCTTTTTTCATATACCAAATAGGCATCCATTGTCTGATTCACAATACTCTGATGTTCAGCATAATCAACTCCTGGACTGAAAACATAATCATTTGGCACCACCGAATTTTGCGGATTTCTGTATGTTGCAATAGCGTTATTATCAAAAACCGTTTTCAAATTAGACCTTGAAGCTTCCAACCCTAAATTTACAACTGCCCTCAGATCAGGTAAAAAATGAAACTTGTAGTTAATTTCGGCGTTACCTAAAAATTTAGCGATTCTCTGCGGAGATTGACGTTGCAAAAGAATGGCTAATGGGTTGCTTTGTCCTTGGATAAGATATTGATTTCCTTTCAGTACAACATTCTGGTAATACCCTCCGAATCTATCATAAGGTTGACCTCCCAAACCTGTTTCAGATACATAAACTGGCAAAGTGGGATTCATATTAAGTGCTCCGCCAATCGCTCCGCCATCATCAATCGCATTGAGTTTAGAAAATAGACCTTTTAAACTAAAATCAATCTTCAAGTGATTATCAAAAAACGAGGGCGTAATGTTTAAACCTGCAGAAAATCTTTCGTAATCACTTGTTTTAACAACACCTTCTGTTCTGTTGTATCCCAAAGATAATCTGGTAGGAACTTTATTGAATAGACTACCGGATACACTTAAGTTATTATCTGAAGAAACGGAATTTCTATAAATTACTTTCTGCCAGTCTGTATTATATATTTTTCCAGGTACCGTTTTGTTATTAGGATCTCCTCCTACTCCTAAAAGATAATTGAAATTCGGATAATTCTGATTGATGAAGTTGGTAAATTCACTAGCATCCATTACGTCAATATATCTGCTAACAGTACCTACAGAAACATTGGTATTTAAACTTACCCTTAATCTTCCTCCTCCTCTCTTGGTTTTAATGATAATAACCCCATTGGAACCTCTGTTACCATAAATTGCTGTAGCAGATGCATCTTTTAATATCGAAAAAGATTCAATATCGTTCGGATTAATTAAGTTCAGGGGATTCGCTACCCCTGCAGGATTATTAGTATCAAGAGGAACACCGTCAATAACAATTAACGGATTGTTGTTGGCACTAAATGATGATCCGCCTCTGATCCTGATATTAGGAGCAGCATCTGGCGAACCTCCGGAATTCGTAATTCTAACACCCGGAGCCTTTCCTGTTATCAGCTGATCCGCAGATACAATCGCTCCTTTATTAAATTCTTTTTCTGAAACAGCAGTAATGGAACCTGTCAGGTCAGATTTTTTCTGTCTTCCATAACCTACCAGAACAACCTCATCAATTTTTTTCTCTTTGGTTGTAGAGTCCGTTTGTGCATGGACCATTGCGCTGGCCAATAAAAATGCAGGCGCAATTTTTAATACCGTTGTAAAGTTTCTCACAATATTATTTTTATATAGTTTCGTTGTAGTTATTTTAGCCGTGTAGGGCTGACTGCAATTTAAAAAAAAATTAGAATTAACTTAATTTTAATTAAAATTTAAATAAAATTATGTAAATTTAAAGCCTTAAATAAGTTAATGTATTTCTTTACAGCTATTTACACTAAAATATGCAAAACATAACATTAATTAAATTTTAACAAAAAGTTAAACAATTGTTTAACTAAATACAACCTTATCATCAATTCGGTTGTCACCAAAAGCCTTAATCGTGTTATCTTCTCAACTTTCAATGATTATCCTTATCTTTGCAGCTTACAAAACTTTACTATAAATGTCAAACAGAAAGATGATTACGGCAGCTTTGCCTTACGCAAACGGACCGGTTCATATAGGGCATTTGGCAGGGGTTTATATTCCTGCGGATGTATATGCGAGATTTCAGAGAAGATTGGGAAAAGAGGTAGCGTTTATCTGCGGTTCGGATGAGCACGGAATTCCCATTACCATAAGAGCTAAAAAAGAAGGAGTTACCCCTCAGGATATCGTGGATAAATACCACGAGATCATCAAAAAATCTTTTGCTGATCTGGGGATTTCCTTTGACGAATATTCCAGGACGACTTCTGAAAAGCATTATGAAACCAGCCAGGATTTCTTCAAGGTTCTTTATGAAAAAGGGAAATTTACCGAAGAAATGTCTGAGCAGTATTTTGATGAGCAGGCAGGAGAATTTCTTGCCGACCGGTATATCGTCGGAACGTGCCCGAATTGCGGGAACGAAAATGCCTACGGAGACCAGTGCGAGAAATGCGGTTCTACCCTTTCGCCGTCTGAGCTAATCAATCCGAAATCGATGCTGAGCGGGAATGTTCCTATTTTAAAAGAAACAAAGAACTGGTACCTCCCTTTAAATGAATATGAAAACTTTCTGAACGAATGGATCATTGAAGGCCATAAAGACGACTGGAAGCCAAACGTATACGGACAGGTAAAATCATGGCTGAATGACGGATTGAAGCCGCGTGCTATGACGAGAGACCTCAACTGGGGAGTTCCTGTTCCTTTGCCGGGTGCGGAGGGAAAAGTATTGTATGTATGGTTTGACGCACCGATCGGCTATATTTCTTTCACCAAAGAATGGGCGGAGAAGAACGGGAAAGACTGGAAAGACTATTGGCAGAGCGAAGAATCTGATCTTGTTCACTTCATCGGAAAAGACAATATCGTGTTCCATTGTATCATCTTCCCTTCGATGATGAAGGCGCACGGCGATTATATTATGCCGAAAAATGTCCCTGCTTTTGAATTCCTGAATCTGGAAAACGATAAAATCTCAACTTCCAGAAACTGGGCGGTTTGGGCGCATGAATATGTGGAAGATTTCCCGGGACAGCAGGACGTACTTCGATATGCACTCCTTTCTTCTGCTCCGGAAACTAAGGATAATAATTTTACCTGGAAGGATTTCCAGACAAAGAATAACTCTGAATTGGTAGGTATATTCGGAAACTTTATCAATAGGGTTGCCGTGCTGATTCATAAATATTATAACGGAATTGTTCCTGAGGGTGATTCAAATGCTCCCGAATTAAAGGAAATCAATAAATCAGCCGGAGAAATTGCCGGTTTTCTAGAGAATTATGAATTCAGAAACTCTTTAACAGCTTTAATGAACCTGGCTCGTTTCGGAAACCAGTATCTTCAGACTGAAGAGCCTTGGAAGACCATCAAAGACAATCCTGAAAAAGCGGCAAACTCTCTATTTGTAGGTGCTCAGATTGCCGTTGCTTTGGCGCAGCTGTGTGAACCATTTATGCCGTTCAGTTCAGAGAAATTACTGAATATGTTTAACGTTCAAAAAGCAAAATGGAGCGATGTTGAGACAAAATCTGTTTTGATCGAAGCCGGACATCAGATGAATGAATCCTCTCTTCTTTTCTCAAAAATTGAAGACGACATAATCGAAGCTCAAATCCAAAAGCTGGAAAACACAAAACAAAACAATAAAAAAACAAACCCTAACGCCAATCCTATGAAAGAAGAGATCACCTTTGATGATTTTACGAAGATCGACCTGAGAACGGCC from Chryseobacterium sp. SORGH_AS_0447 includes these protein-coding regions:
- a CDS encoding RagB/SusD family nutrient uptake outer membrane protein is translated as MKNTKYKVLALLTFLAVNTACINDLDTQPKVEQTLENLLAADPNAVEGLLSRLYASFALSSVEGPDKSDISGADPGESPFVRGLVNLQDFTADDMKNRWGDNGLDQLTTTSNWTSSNKFFKYVYDRIYYTVPQATNLILIMKSDQVNYANKNQVIDELRFLRSLSYYYLIDLFGKGVLVNDQNFNTSTPLPESSRKDIFNFVESELLAVEATLPVTNSYGRANKSCARMLLAKLYLNAEVYTGTARYNDAAVYINKIINEGGYQLESNIRKNFSSDNNTSKEIIFPLIADAVSSQSFGNTTYLVNGSISTDTMVPADFGAKQGWAGHRATKAWYGLFGNSIADLQASTDKRAKLFWTQGHNWEMNDYKAWTDGLPSDKFWNKDSNGTGGATDYSSTDFPLFRLADVYLMYAECALRGASGTTVAQGLTYVNQVRARASALPLGTITLDNVLDERARELNFEGMRRQDLIRFGKFTGGSYLWPWKGGVKNGTAISDNYKVFPIPSSALQSNPNLTQNAGF
- a CDS encoding SusC/RagA family TonB-linked outer membrane protein, which produces MRNFTTVLKIAPAFLLASAMVHAQTDSTTKEKKIDEVVLVGYGRQKKSDLTGSITAVSEKEFNKGAIVSADQLITGKAPGVRITNSGGSPDAAPNIRIRGGSSFSANNNPLIVIDGVPLDTNNPAGVANPLNLINPNDIESFSILKDASATAIYGNRGSNGVIIIKTKRGGGRLRVSLNTNVSVGTVSRYIDVMDASEFTNFINQNYPNFNYLLGVGGDPNNKTVPGKIYNTDWQKVIYRNSVSSDNNLSVSGSLFNKVPTRLSLGYNRTEGVVKTSDYERFSAGLNITPSFFDNHLKIDFSLKGLFSKLNAIDDGGAIGGALNMNPTLPVYVSETGLGGQPYDRFGGYYQNVVLKGNQYLIQGQSNPLAILLQRQSPQRIAKFLGNAEINYKFHFLPDLRAVVNLGLEASRSNLKTVFDNNAIATYRNPQNSVVPNDYVFSPGVDYAEHQSIVNQTMDAYLVYEKRYSGFLSHFLVQGGYSYQNFKNDGYKDQYRYDDATGLRVPNPGTALNPNNRYYNVLNLQSFIGRANIDFYDKYLFTLNFRADASSLFQKGERWGYFPGVGFAWKVNKDLFNESANVNDLKLRLGWGRTGNADIVGVAGFYPSSAYFSIGGPNSQYFPGVGTYSALPFNPNLTWETAETWNGGIDFSFFRQERISGSVDVYQRKTTNLLAKVSLPPGQGLTNEFTKNVGSIENKGVELNLTVVPVKTENINWSVSGNFGYNDSKVLSLGDVTNLQDLSSTLPVGTGVKLATNIVGGQPYSAWVLEQVYDANGKPLDNVYVDRNNDGIINENDRYFKAIRPRWTYGFSTSFNYKNWDFNAAFRGQIGGLIYNTRKIAQGLKSYTIPSNSLNLNNTLASTADSPFTISDNLYLSDYFLEDASFLKLDNITLGYLFKNVFKSTNVRVYASVNNVYTWTNYTGQDPENFSGIDNNFYPRPRIYTVGFNFNF
- the metG gene encoding methionine--tRNA ligase; translated protein: MSNRKMITAALPYANGPVHIGHLAGVYIPADVYARFQRRLGKEVAFICGSDEHGIPITIRAKKEGVTPQDIVDKYHEIIKKSFADLGISFDEYSRTTSEKHYETSQDFFKVLYEKGKFTEEMSEQYFDEQAGEFLADRYIVGTCPNCGNENAYGDQCEKCGSTLSPSELINPKSMLSGNVPILKETKNWYLPLNEYENFLNEWIIEGHKDDWKPNVYGQVKSWLNDGLKPRAMTRDLNWGVPVPLPGAEGKVLYVWFDAPIGYISFTKEWAEKNGKDWKDYWQSEESDLVHFIGKDNIVFHCIIFPSMMKAHGDYIMPKNVPAFEFLNLENDKISTSRNWAVWAHEYVEDFPGQQDVLRYALLSSAPETKDNNFTWKDFQTKNNSELVGIFGNFINRVAVLIHKYYNGIVPEGDSNAPELKEINKSAGEIAGFLENYEFRNSLTALMNLARFGNQYLQTEEPWKTIKDNPEKAANSLFVGAQIAVALAQLCEPFMPFSSEKLLNMFNVQKAKWSDVETKSVLIEAGHQMNESSLLFSKIEDDIIEAQIQKLENTKQNNKKTNPNANPMKEEITFDDFTKIDLRTATILEAEKVEKADKLLKLTVDTGVDVKTVVSGIAESFTPEEVIGKQVMILLNLAPRKIRGIESQGMLLLTTKPDGKLSFVTPDDNNVENGIEIG